Sequence from the Saccharopolyspora pogona genome:
TCGCGGCTGGAGCGGGTTGCTCCGGGGGTGTGACGCCGCGCGGTTCGGTGCCTACCGTCGGACGGGTGCGGCCACCACAGTGAAGGTGACACGAATGGATCGGCCGACAGTGCGGGATGAGGCGCGAGAGCTGGTGCGCAACGTGAAGGACCTGACCGTGTGCGGCTCGACGGAGCCGAATCAGCGCCCGCCCGGACACACCGGGCGGGCTCTGATTCAAATGCGAACACTGCCCGCCGTGATCTTGATTCGAGTGGTCAGTGGTACCCCGCATCCCTCGCAGTAGGTTCCGTCAGCCGACGTCGTGTCCGCTGAGATCATCAGCGGGCTTCCCGAAAGCGATCTGGTCGGAAGGGGGCGAGAAGCGGCCGGGCACGCGATGGCCGAACACATACGTGCCGATCTGGTCTGCGACGCGATCGAACTGGCCCGCGCTCGGGGACTGATCGGCCCGGCCGCGATCTTCCACTCCGACCGCGGCAGTCAGTACACCTCAGCCCAGTTCCGTACCATCCTCAGCACTGCGGGCATGCGCCCGTCGATGGGCAGACTCGGGTCGTCCCTCTTAACCGGCTAATAGTTGTGTTTGGGCTGGTCAGCGACATGCTGCGGTAGTGGTACTTGCCTGCTCGAAGTGGTCAGTGCTGGTACGTCTGTCCTTATGAACACCGAGGCCGGTATTCGGCTTGAGGAACACGACGGTGGCTGGGCGTTGGCCGGGCCGGCCGCGTCGGGGTTTGGGTTGGTGGATGAGTACTTGGCTCATCTGGCCGATCGGAACTACTCACCGAAGACCGTGCGGGCCTATGGTTACGACCTTTTGGCGTTCTGCCGGTGGCTCGTTGCCGAGGAGCAGCCGTTGCCGGAGGTGACCACCGAGGTGCTGTTGCGGTTCTTGCGTGCCTGCCGTGAGGCGACGGTTCCGGGCCGGCCGGGGCCGAACGTGATCACGTTGTCGGGGCGTCGGATGGATCAGTACGCCGTCACGACGATCAATCGTCGGTTGGCGGCGATCTCGGGTTTGTTCGGGTTCGCGGCGATGCGGGACCCGGACATGAAAAATCCTGTCCCCAAGGGCAAGGAGGCCCGCTGGCGGGTAGCGGGTGAGCGCAGCGGGATGCTCGCACATACCGTTCGTCGGCCGAAGAACCGCTCGTCGCTGCGGCTTCGGGAGCCCGGCCGCCTGCCCACGGCGCTGTCGCAGTCCGATGCGGCGGAGCTGTTGGCGAGCTTCCACACATGGCGGGACAGGGCGATCGCGGGCTTGATGCTGTATTGCGGGCTGCGCTCCGCCGAAGTGCTGGGCCTGAACATCGCCGATGTCGATATCGGCGGCCGATGGCTGCAGGTGCTCGGTAAGGGCCAGCGGGAACGCCGCGTCCCGCTGGACCCTGATGTCGGCTCGGTCATCCAGGTGTATTTGCTGGCCGAGCGGCCGGAATCCGGCAGTCCTCGCCTGTTTCTCGTGGCCAAGGGACCGAACCGGGGCCAGCCGTTGACCGCGGCCGGGCTGCGCACGATCTTCCGCTATCACCGTGGAATCACCGGCATCGTCGGAGGACATCCCCACGCGCTGCGACACACCTTCGGCACCGCCCTGGCCGAAGCGGGGGTTGATCTCGCGGTGATGCAAGCCCTGCTCGGCCACGCTCATGTCGACACCACCGCCCGCTACATCCATCTGGCTCCGGCCCACGTGAAAGCAGAATTCGATGCCGCTCGCGATCGCCTCCGCTCCCAATCCCAGCAATGATCTGCACATCGCCTATCTGGACTATCTTCAGCAGACAGGACGGGGAAACGCTGCCTACTCGTGGGCGGCTCGGGTGTTCTTCGGGCGCTGGCCGGACCCGCGAGGGTGGGTGGCCGAGTCGTTGGAGACTCGCTTGTCGGCTGGGAGCTCGACTCGGCCGATCATCACGTTCCTGATGCTGCACCGGGTGCTGCAACCGGGCTATGACTATCTGCTGGAACGCAAACTCTCCAGCATCTGGCGGGAAATCAAAGACTCACCGCTGAGACCAGACCTCGATCGGTTCATGACCGCGGCCGCCGAGCTCGGGTTCACCGAACGGGTCCGGTTCGCCACCGGCTCCCAAGTGCCGGTCCGGCTGCTCATCCAGACTGGACGGTCGCTGGACCGGATCACCGTGGCCGATCTGGACGAGTTCCGGGCTGCGTGTCAGGAGCGCGAGACGCGAACTGGCAAGGGCCACAAGCACTATCTGGCGGCGGCCAGTAACGCCCAGCGCGTGCTGTTTCACCTGGGAATCGTCGATGAGCTGCCACGCTCGGGCGGCCCGGTCCCGTTCACGCAAAGGCTTTCCGGCCTACAGCCACCGATCCGCGAGACGATGATCGCCTATTTGGAACGCAAACGGGCAACCTGCCAACCGAAAACGGTGTCGGCGATCGCAACCCGGCTCAAACACTTCGGAGTGTTCCTGGCCGACATCGACCCCGAACTCGGGTCCATCGCCGAGCTCGATCGCCGCAAACACATCGAGCCCTACCTGACGTCGCTGGTCGACGCGATCAGCGCGAAGAACAATGAGCTCATCACCGTCGCGGACCGGTCCCGGCGAGTGCTCACACTGATGGGCTTTCTGACCGACATCACCGAGTGGGGCTGGCCGCAAGCACCACCCCGCAAGCTGATGTTCCGCGACGATGTCCCCAAACTCCCGCATACCCTGCCCCGCTATCTACCAGTCGACATCGACCGACGACTCACCGAGGTGCTCACCGAAGGGCCCGGCAACGAACTGGCCGCAACAGCCCTGCGACTGCAACGCGCCTGCGGGCTGCGCATCGGAGAGGTCCTCGACCTCGAACTCGACTGCGTCCACGAAGTCCCCGACCACGGCCACTGGCTGAAAATCCCGCTCGGCAAACTGGAAACAGAGCGGATGATCCCCATCGATGACGACATCCTCGACCTGATCGACCACATCACCGCCATCCGCTCCCACGGACGACCCATGCCGCACCCCCGCTACCGGCGTCCCGCCCAGTTCCTGTTCACCCACCACGGCCGGCGACTGTCCCAAAGCGCAGTCCGTCACGAACTCAACCGCGCTGCTCAGGCCGCGGGACTTGACCACCTCACCCCGCACCAGCTCCGCCACACCTACGCCACCGCCCTGGTCAACGCCGGGGTCTCACTCCAAGCACTGATGGCGCTGCTGGGCCATGTTTCCGCCGAAATGAGCCTGCGCTACGGGCGACTGTTCGATACCACCGTCCGAGCCGAATACGAACGAGGCCTCGACCTCGCCAAACAACAGGCCCGCACCTCCACCACCGGCAGGATCGGCCTGCCACTGGCCGACATCACCGGCGGAGCCGACTGGAAAGACACCCCACTGCTCAAATCCCGCCTCGCCGGCGGATTCTGCCTGCGCGCACCCGCCCAAGACGCCTGCCCCTACGCCAACATCTGCGAGCACTGCCCCAGCTTCCACACCGAAGCCAGCTCGCTGCCCATCCTCGCAGCCCAGCGCGTCGACGCCGAAGCACTGGCCCGCGACGCCGAACAACGCGGCTGGATCACCGAAGCCCAACGACACCAACGACTCATCGCCCGACTCGACACCCTGATCAACGAGGCCCAAGCAGGATGACCAAAACCAACACTCTCAACCGCGTCGAACGCGCCTGCACACAACTCATCCACGACGGCCACGCCGTCACCTTCACGGCCATTGCTGCTCGCACCGGACTGGGCCGCACCACCCTCTACCGCAACCC
This genomic interval carries:
- a CDS encoding DDE-type integrase/transposase/recombinase — translated: MSAEIISGLPESDLVGRGREAAGHAMAEHIRADLVCDAIELARARGLIGPAAIFHSDRGSQYTSAQFRTILSTAGMRPSMGRLGSSLLTG
- a CDS encoding tyrosine-type recombinase/integrase; the protein is MPLAIASAPNPSNDLHIAYLDYLQQTGRGNAAYSWAARVFFGRWPDPRGWVAESLETRLSAGSSTRPIITFLMLHRVLQPGYDYLLERKLSSIWREIKDSPLRPDLDRFMTAAAELGFTERVRFATGSQVPVRLLIQTGRSLDRITVADLDEFRAACQERETRTGKGHKHYLAAASNAQRVLFHLGIVDELPRSGGPVPFTQRLSGLQPPIRETMIAYLERKRATCQPKTVSAIATRLKHFGVFLADIDPELGSIAELDRRKHIEPYLTSLVDAISAKNNELITVADRSRRVLTLMGFLTDITEWGWPQAPPRKLMFRDDVPKLPHTLPRYLPVDIDRRLTEVLTEGPGNELAATALRLQRACGLRIGEVLDLELDCVHEVPDHGHWLKIPLGKLETERMIPIDDDILDLIDHITAIRSHGRPMPHPRYRRPAQFLFTHHGRRLSQSAVRHELNRAAQAAGLDHLTPHQLRHTYATALVNAGVSLQALMALLGHVSAEMSLRYGRLFDTTVRAEYERGLDLAKQQARTSTTGRIGLPLADITGGADWKDTPLLKSRLAGGFCLRAPAQDACPYANICEHCPSFHTEASSLPILAAQRVDAEALARDAEQRGWITEAQRHQRLIARLDTLINEAQAG
- a CDS encoding tyrosine-type recombinase/integrase; protein product: MNTEAGIRLEEHDGGWALAGPAASGFGLVDEYLAHLADRNYSPKTVRAYGYDLLAFCRWLVAEEQPLPEVTTEVLLRFLRACREATVPGRPGPNVITLSGRRMDQYAVTTINRRLAAISGLFGFAAMRDPDMKNPVPKGKEARWRVAGERSGMLAHTVRRPKNRSSLRLREPGRLPTALSQSDAAELLASFHTWRDRAIAGLMLYCGLRSAEVLGLNIADVDIGGRWLQVLGKGQRERRVPLDPDVGSVIQVYLLAERPESGSPRLFLVAKGPNRGQPLTAAGLRTIFRYHRGITGIVGGHPHALRHTFGTALAEAGVDLAVMQALLGHAHVDTTARYIHLAPAHVKAEFDAARDRLRSQSQQ